One window of the Mycobacterium sp. SVM_VP21 genome contains the following:
- a CDS encoding cysteine desulfurase — protein MVYLDHAATTPMHPQAIEAMAAVLGTVGNASSLHAAGRAARRRMEESRESIAARLGARPSEVVFTSGGTDGDNLAVKGIYWARRDADAQRRRIITTEVEHHAVLDAVGWLAEHEGAEITWLPTHADGSVSPEALREELDDGRADDVALVSAMWANNEVGTVLPVAELAAIATQFGVPMHSDAVQAVGQLPVDFGASGLSALSLTAHKFGGPCGTGALLIRRDVTCVPLTHGGGQERDIRSGTADVAGAVGMAAALQVAVDSLEATADRVAGLRDRLIDGVLARIDDTRVNGSRTQRLPGNAHFTFAGCEGDSLLMLLDANGIECSTGSACTAGVPQPSHVLTAMGADPVAARGSLRLSLGHTSVDGDVDAVLAVLPGAVDRARQAMLAAAGVSAMRVAR, from the coding sequence ATGGTCTATCTGGATCACGCAGCCACCACCCCGATGCACCCGCAGGCCATCGAGGCGATGGCAGCTGTGCTGGGCACTGTCGGAAACGCCTCTTCGCTGCACGCCGCCGGCCGCGCCGCGCGCCGCCGGATGGAGGAGTCCCGGGAGTCCATCGCCGCACGGCTGGGTGCGCGCCCGTCTGAGGTGGTGTTCACCTCCGGCGGCACCGACGGCGACAACCTGGCCGTCAAGGGCATCTACTGGGCGCGCCGCGACGCCGATGCGCAGCGGCGCCGGATCATCACCACCGAGGTCGAGCACCACGCCGTGCTGGATGCGGTGGGCTGGCTCGCCGAACACGAGGGCGCCGAGATCACCTGGCTGCCCACCCACGCCGACGGGTCGGTGTCACCGGAGGCGCTACGCGAGGAATTGGACGACGGCCGGGCCGACGACGTCGCCCTGGTGTCGGCGATGTGGGCCAACAATGAAGTCGGAACGGTCCTGCCGGTCGCTGAACTGGCCGCGATCGCCACGCAGTTCGGGGTGCCGATGCACTCCGACGCCGTCCAGGCCGTCGGGCAGCTGCCCGTCGACTTCGGCGCCAGCGGGCTGTCCGCGCTGAGCCTGACCGCCCACAAGTTCGGCGGGCCGTGCGGGACCGGCGCACTGCTGATTCGTCGTGACGTGACCTGCGTCCCGCTCACGCACGGCGGGGGACAAGAGCGTGACATCCGTTCCGGCACAGCCGATGTCGCCGGAGCGGTCGGCATGGCAGCGGCGCTCCAGGTTGCCGTGGACTCGTTGGAGGCCACCGCCGACCGGGTTGCGGGCCTGCGCGACCGGCTCATCGACGGAGTGCTCGCCAGGATCGACGACACCCGGGTCAACGGGTCGCGCACCCAACGCCTGCCCGGCAACGCACACTTCACCTTCGCCGGCTGCGAAGGCGACTCGCTGCTGATGCTGCTGGACGCCAACGGCATCGAATGCTCCACCGGATCTGCCTGCACTGCCGGTGTGCCGCAGCCCTCGCACGTGCTGACCGCGATGGGCGCCGACCCGGTCGCGGCCCGCGGATCGCTGCGACTGTCGTTGGGGCACACCAGCGTCGACGGTGACGTCGACGCTGTGCTGGCCGTGCTGCCCGGCGCGGTGGACCGGGCCCGCCAGGCGATGCTGGCTGCCGCGGGAGTGAGCGCGATGAGGGTGGCCCGGTGA
- a CDS encoding 1-acyl-sn-glycerol-3-phosphate acyltransferase, whose translation MNAWAPRAVCTPRCVRSGSERPFPGVVALRLALVVLLAPLLPLLAVPIPGRVQLQRGACRVVLRCFGVRVTTTGGPVRNLRGMLVVSPHVSWLDVFVIGAVSPGTFVARADLISWPGIGALARLMRIIPIERDSLRGLPVVVETVAARLRAGRTVVAFPEGTTWCGRAHGRFYPAMFQAAVDAGRPVQPLQLTYHHPDGAPSTVPAFVGDDSLLASMRRLITARRTIAQVHVAALQLPGTDRRELAARCQAAAGWRVRPRRRVRIAC comes from the coding sequence GTGAACGCGTGGGCGCCCCGGGCCGTCTGCACGCCGCGATGCGTCCGCAGCGGCAGTGAGCGGCCCTTCCCGGGTGTGGTGGCGCTGCGACTGGCGCTGGTGGTGCTGCTGGCGCCGCTGCTGCCACTGCTGGCGGTGCCGATTCCAGGCCGTGTCCAGCTGCAGCGCGGCGCCTGCCGGGTGGTGCTGCGCTGCTTCGGGGTGCGGGTGACGACGACCGGCGGGCCGGTACGCAACCTGCGCGGCATGTTGGTGGTCAGCCCGCACGTGTCCTGGCTGGACGTGTTCGTCATCGGTGCGGTGTCGCCGGGCACGTTCGTGGCGCGCGCCGATTTGATCAGCTGGCCCGGCATCGGAGCGCTGGCCCGCCTGATGCGGATCATCCCCATCGAACGAGACAGTCTGCGTGGGTTGCCGGTGGTGGTGGAGACGGTGGCGGCCCGATTGCGGGCCGGTCGCACGGTCGTGGCGTTCCCGGAGGGCACCACCTGGTGCGGACGGGCCCACGGCCGGTTCTATCCGGCGATGTTCCAGGCCGCCGTGGATGCGGGTCGCCCGGTGCAGCCCTTGCAGCTCACCTATCACCACCCGGACGGGGCGCCGTCGACCGTGCCGGCGTTTGTCGGAGACGACAGCCTGCTGGCTTCGATGCGGCGTCTGATCACCGCGCGCCGCACCATCGCGCAGGTGCATGTCGCGGCCTTGCAGTTGCCAGGAACGGATCGGCGTGAGCTCGCCGCTCGTTGCCAGGCGGCGGCGGGCTGGCGGGTGCGGCCGCGCCGACGAGTCCGCATCGCCTGTTGA
- a CDS encoding GNAT family N-acetyltransferase: MSTGSVLIAPEPATDSPASGTDNPRYSLLLSTDAAMIEAAQRMRFEVFSTEPGFTLTDTGTGRPGLDADHFDEYCDHLLVRDDDSGGLVGCYRMLPPTGAIAAGGLYSAMEFDVTALDPLRPSLVEMGRAVVRPGHRNGAVVLLMWAGILAYLDRYQYDYITGCVSVPVCGEGAPGSQIRGIRDFVRRRHASPYQVTPYRPVVVDGKGLDEIAPPTRPTMPPLLRGYLRLGARVCGEPAHDPAFGVGDFPALLRRSEADTRYLRRLRSVSAASVVAGAPEAADTAAHA; this comes from the coding sequence GTGAGCACTGGTTCTGTTCTCATCGCCCCTGAGCCCGCCACCGATTCTCCCGCTTCCGGGACCGACAACCCCCGCTACTCGCTGCTGTTGTCCACCGACGCCGCCATGATCGAAGCCGCGCAGCGGATGCGATTCGAGGTCTTCAGCACCGAGCCGGGCTTTACCCTGACCGACACCGGCACCGGCCGCCCCGGCCTGGACGCCGACCATTTCGACGAATACTGCGACCACCTGCTGGTGCGCGACGATGACTCCGGAGGGCTGGTCGGCTGCTACCGCATGCTTCCTCCCACCGGCGCTATCGCCGCCGGAGGCCTTTACAGCGCAATGGAATTCGATGTCACCGCGCTGGACCCGCTGCGGCCGTCGCTGGTCGAGATGGGCCGCGCGGTGGTCCGCCCGGGCCACCGCAACGGTGCGGTCGTGCTGCTGATGTGGGCCGGAATCCTGGCTTACCTGGACCGCTACCAGTACGACTACATCACCGGCTGCGTCTCGGTGCCGGTGTGCGGCGAGGGCGCCCCCGGTAGCCAGATCCGGGGCATCCGCGACTTCGTGCGGCGCCGGCACGCCTCTCCGTACCAGGTGACTCCGTATCGGCCGGTGGTGGTCGACGGCAAGGGCCTCGACGAGATCGCGCCGCCGACACGCCCCACCATGCCACCGCTGCTGCGGGGCTACCTGCGCCTGGGCGCGCGGGTCTGCGGCGAGCCGGCCCACGACCCGGCCTTCGGGGTGGGGGACTTTCCGGCTCTGCTGCGCCGCAGCGAGGCCGACACTCGCTACCTGCGCCGACTGCGGTCGGTGTCCGCGGCGTCGGTGGTGGCGGGAGCTCCTGAGGCTGCCGACACTGCTGCACACGCGTGA
- a CDS encoding SDR family oxidoreductase: MNELAGQTALVTGGTAGIGLESARLLARHGAEVIITGRSAQRGAAAVAELGGAVRFVAADLADLESVKSLVRQCGDGLDIVVNNAASFPGALTVEQDVASFESTFDTNVRGAYFLVAALAPGMLRRGRGSIVNVTSMVAFKGVPGASSYSASKAALESLTRTWAAEFGPHGVRVNSVAPGPTATEGVVAEWGDVNDELGRALPLGRTARASEIAEAVLFLASPRSSFITGSTLHADGGGVAA, from the coding sequence ATGAACGAGCTGGCGGGTCAGACGGCGCTGGTGACAGGTGGGACCGCGGGCATCGGACTCGAATCGGCGCGACTGCTGGCGCGGCACGGTGCCGAGGTGATCATCACCGGCCGCTCGGCACAGCGCGGTGCGGCCGCGGTCGCCGAACTCGGCGGCGCAGTGCGATTCGTGGCAGCGGATCTCGCCGACCTCGAGTCGGTGAAATCCTTGGTGCGGCAATGCGGCGACGGCCTGGACATCGTGGTGAACAACGCGGCCAGTTTCCCCGGCGCGCTGACCGTGGAACAGGATGTGGCGTCGTTCGAGTCGACGTTCGACACCAACGTGCGCGGCGCCTACTTCCTGGTCGCCGCCTTGGCGCCGGGCATGTTGCGGCGCGGGCGCGGCAGCATCGTCAACGTCACCAGCATGGTCGCTTTCAAGGGTGTTCCCGGTGCGTCGAGTTACAGCGCCTCCAAAGCCGCGTTGGAGTCGCTGACGCGCACCTGGGCTGCTGAATTCGGCCCGCATGGAGTACGCGTCAACAGTGTGGCCCCGGGACCGACCGCCACCGAGGGGGTCGTCGCCGAATGGGGCGACGTCAACGACGAACTGGGTCGGGCCCTTCCGCTCGGGCGCACCGCGCGTGCCAGCGAGATCGCTGAGGCTGTGCTGTTTCTGGCTTCGCCGCGGTCCAGCTTCATCACCGGATCAACCCTGCATGCCGACGGTGGCGGAGTCGCCGCCTGA
- a CDS encoding SDR family oxidoreductase, with protein MKITVMGASGQIGTKVVELLRAAGHETVAAARSTGVDVLTGDGLADALSSADVLVDVVNSPDFADGPVLEFFTKSTTNLVAAAKAADVGHYVVLSIVNADGLPDSGYMRAKVAQERIIADSGLPYTIVRATQFHEFADGIVASITVDGEVRAPEGLIQPIAGAEVAAEMARAAQAAPVDGIIDIGGPQKLTFAELAALVLAHRGEDLPIVVDPAALYFGTKIGATGLVTGDGATLATTRLADWQAAQ; from the coding sequence ATGAAGATCACTGTGATGGGTGCCAGCGGGCAGATCGGTACCAAGGTCGTCGAGCTGCTGCGCGCCGCCGGCCATGAGACCGTGGCCGCTGCTCGCAGTACGGGTGTCGACGTGCTGACCGGCGACGGCCTGGCCGACGCCCTGTCGAGCGCTGACGTGCTGGTCGACGTGGTCAACTCACCGGATTTCGCCGACGGCCCGGTGCTGGAGTTCTTCACCAAGTCCACCACCAACCTGGTGGCCGCGGCCAAAGCAGCTGACGTCGGCCACTACGTCGTGCTGTCCATCGTGAACGCCGATGGCCTGCCCGACAGTGGCTACATGCGCGCCAAGGTCGCCCAGGAACGGATCATCGCCGATTCCGGATTGCCCTACACCATCGTGCGTGCCACTCAGTTCCACGAGTTCGCCGACGGCATCGTTGCGTCGATCACGGTCGACGGCGAAGTCCGGGCCCCCGAAGGCCTGATTCAGCCGATCGCCGGTGCCGAGGTGGCCGCCGAAATGGCGCGCGCCGCTCAGGCCGCGCCCGTCGACGGGATCATCGACATCGGTGGCCCGCAGAAGCTGACCTTCGCCGAACTGGCCGCTCTGGTGCTGGCCCATCGAGGCGAGGACCTTCCGATCGTCGTCGACCCCGCCGCGCTCTACTTCGGCACCAAGATCGGCGCCACCGGCCTGGTCACCGGCGACGGCGCGACCCTGGCGACCACCCGGCTGGCCGATTGGCAGGCGGCGCAATGA
- a CDS encoding LuxR C-terminal-related transcriptional regulator, translating to MRETLAAARGGRPQVLVLRGEAGIGKTVLLDHLAESATDFLVIRAAGVESDMELAFAGLQQLCAPAADEIDLLPEPQRDALAIAFGMSSGSAPDRFLVGLAVLGLLAGIAARRPVLCLVDDAQWLDRVSAQTLGFVARRLRAEPIALVCALRGPVEGLTGLPRLMLRGLADSDARAVLESALPGRIDPQVADRIVAETHGNPLALLELPRGLSAAELAGGYYRPDVVPVAGQIERHYLTRVQALPDAAQRFLLLAAAEPVGDAALLLRAAGVLGLTITALAPAEEAGLIEVGARVRFRHPLVRSAIYRAASLEDRRDAHRALAQATDPAHDPDRRAWHRAHAAAGPDESVAVELERSADRAALRGGTAAAAAFLARATELTPDPLRRGARALDAAEAKRAVAEMEAAEALLGTAELAPLDELQRARLARMRAQLAFTRGRGSGNAATILESVHQFFSAASHLESIDPVMAQQALLEAVSSAMYAGRAFGAQVRQHTAAALAAGVRTAPNRPADLLLLALTTRISAGPQAGVEPLRAAIAALTPNTWSWQAFPIGYEAAVHDVWDDEAWHRIATDAVRVATDTGALAMLPIALTTRAGVHVQAGEFAAARALIADADALSAAAGQTPVRYHALALAAWIGEESEAAVLIDAAARSGAARGEGRIRALIGYASAVLYNGLGRYQSACERLRGVLDYEDLGIYGMNLAELVEAGVRGGERPLAAEALAQLEERTTVSGTDWGLGVLARSRALLCDEPVAEDHYIEAVERLGRTRIAVDLARAHLVYGEWLRREKRRGDARQQLRTAHEMFTGFGAQAFVQRSRRELQAIGDKVSSRPAAAGDVMTPQEQQIAELAGAGLTNVEIAAQLFISAHTVEWHLRKVFAKLGIRSRRELRDTSVGP from the coding sequence TTGCGGGAGACCCTCGCCGCCGCCCGTGGGGGTCGCCCTCAGGTGCTGGTGTTGCGCGGCGAGGCCGGGATCGGCAAGACAGTGCTGCTGGACCACCTGGCCGAATCCGCGACGGACTTTCTCGTGATCCGGGCGGCCGGCGTGGAGTCCGACATGGAGCTGGCATTCGCCGGGCTGCAACAGCTGTGTGCACCCGCGGCCGACGAAATCGACCTCCTGCCCGAACCGCAGCGCGATGCGCTGGCCATCGCGTTCGGGATGAGCAGCGGGTCCGCACCCGACCGCTTTCTGGTCGGGTTGGCGGTGTTGGGGCTGCTGGCCGGGATCGCCGCCCGCCGGCCGGTCCTGTGTCTGGTCGACGACGCCCAGTGGCTCGATCGGGTTTCGGCTCAGACGCTGGGGTTTGTGGCGCGGCGACTGCGGGCCGAACCCATCGCGCTGGTGTGCGCCCTGCGCGGGCCCGTCGAGGGCCTGACCGGGCTGCCGAGGCTGATGCTGCGTGGCCTGGCCGACTCCGACGCGCGCGCCGTGCTGGAATCGGCGCTGCCGGGCCGGATCGACCCCCAGGTCGCCGACCGGATCGTCGCCGAGACCCACGGCAACCCACTGGCGCTGCTGGAACTTCCGCGGGGGCTGTCGGCGGCCGAGCTGGCCGGCGGCTACTACCGCCCCGACGTGGTGCCGGTGGCGGGCCAGATCGAACGCCATTACCTGACCCGTGTGCAGGCGTTGCCCGACGCCGCCCAACGGTTCTTGCTGCTGGCCGCCGCCGAGCCGGTGGGGGACGCGGCGCTGCTGCTGCGTGCGGCCGGTGTGCTGGGCCTGACGATTACGGCCCTGGCCCCGGCAGAGGAGGCTGGCCTGATCGAGGTGGGCGCACGGGTGCGGTTCCGCCATCCACTGGTGCGCTCAGCCATCTACCGCGCGGCGAGCCTGGAGGACCGCCGGGATGCCCACCGCGCCCTGGCGCAGGCCACCGACCCGGCGCACGACCCCGATCGACGGGCGTGGCACCGCGCCCATGCGGCGGCCGGGCCGGACGAATCGGTCGCCGTGGAGCTGGAACGCTCCGCTGACCGGGCTGCGTTGCGGGGTGGAACCGCCGCGGCAGCAGCGTTTTTGGCCCGCGCCACTGAACTGACCCCCGATCCGCTGCGGCGCGGAGCCCGTGCGCTCGATGCCGCCGAAGCCAAGCGGGCAGTGGCTGAAATGGAGGCGGCGGAAGCACTGCTGGGCACTGCCGAGCTGGCGCCGCTCGACGAGCTGCAGCGTGCCCGGTTGGCCCGGATGCGAGCACAGTTGGCATTCACCCGCGGCCGCGGCAGCGGCAACGCCGCCACTATTCTTGAGTCGGTTCACCAATTCTTCAGCGCAGCAAGTCATTTAGAATCCATTGATCCGGTGATGGCGCAGCAGGCCCTGCTGGAAGCGGTCAGCTCGGCGATGTATGCGGGCCGGGCGTTCGGAGCGCAGGTGCGCCAGCACACCGCGGCAGCGCTGGCAGCGGGTGTGCGGACGGCCCCGAACCGGCCGGCCGACCTGCTGCTGCTTGCGTTGACCACCCGTATCAGCGCCGGTCCGCAAGCCGGCGTGGAGCCGTTGCGTGCTGCGATTGCCGCACTCACACCGAACACCTGGTCGTGGCAGGCATTTCCGATCGGCTACGAAGCCGCGGTGCACGATGTCTGGGACGACGAGGCCTGGCATCGGATCGCCACTGACGCCGTGCGGGTCGCGACCGACACCGGTGCGCTGGCCATGCTGCCGATCGCGTTGACGACCCGGGCCGGGGTGCACGTGCAGGCGGGTGAGTTCGCGGCGGCGCGCGCGCTGATCGCCGACGCCGACGCACTGAGCGCGGCGGCCGGTCAGACACCGGTGCGCTATCACGCGCTGGCCTTGGCGGCCTGGATCGGCGAGGAATCCGAGGCGGCCGTGCTGATCGACGCCGCGGCACGCAGCGGAGCCGCCCGTGGCGAGGGACGCATCCGCGCACTGATCGGCTACGCCTCCGCCGTGCTCTACAACGGCCTGGGCCGCTACCAGTCGGCATGCGAGCGGCTGCGCGGCGTGCTGGACTACGAAGATCTCGGTATCTACGGGATGAACCTGGCCGAACTGGTGGAGGCCGGGGTGCGCGGCGGTGAGCGGCCGTTGGCCGCCGAGGCGCTGGCCCAGCTGGAGGAACGCACCACAGTCAGCGGAACGGACTGGGGGCTGGGTGTGCTGGCCCGCTCGCGTGCGCTGCTGTGCGACGAACCAGTCGCCGAAGACCACTACATCGAGGCCGTCGAGCGGCTGGGGCGCACCCGGATCGCCGTGGACCTGGCTCGCGCGCATCTGGTGTACGGGGAATGGCTTCGCCGGGAGAAGCGACGTGGCGACGCGCGCCAGCAGCTGCGCACCGCCCACGAGATGTTCACCGGTTTCGGGGCACAGGCCTTCGTGCAGCGCAGCCGTCGGGAACTGCAGGCGATCGGGGACAAGGTCAGCAGCAGGCCCGCGGCCGCCGGTGACGTCATGACACCACAGGAGCAGCAGATCGCCGAGCTGGCCGGGGCCGGCCTGACCAATGTCGAGATCGCGGCGCAGTTGTTCATCAGTGCCCACACCGTCGAATGGCATCTGCGCAAGGTCTTCGCCAAGCTCGGGATCCGCTCGCGCCGGGAGTTGCGCGACACCTCCGTTGGCCCCTGA
- a CDS encoding electron transfer flavoprotein subunit alpha/FixB family protein — translation MAEVLVLVEHADGALKKVSSELITAARELGEPSAVVVGAPGTAAPLVDGLKEAGAAKIYVAESDVVDGYLITPVVDVLAGLAETAAPAAVLIAATADGKEVAGRLAARIGSGLLVDVVEVKAGAKVVHSIFGGAYTVEAEPTGELPVITVRAGAVEPAPAAGAGEQVTVEVPAAAENATKITSRQPAVAGDRPELTEAPIVVSGGRGVGSAESFSVVEELADSLGAAVGASRAAVDSGYYPGQFQIGQTGKTVSPQLYIALGISGAIQHRAGMQTSKTIVVVNKDEEAPIFEIADYGIVGDLFKVAPQLTEAIKARKG, via the coding sequence ATGGCTGAAGTACTTGTGCTCGTTGAGCACGCCGATGGAGCGCTGAAGAAGGTCAGCTCCGAACTGATCACCGCCGCGCGTGAGCTCGGCGAGCCGTCCGCGGTCGTCGTCGGTGCCCCCGGCACTGCCGCCCCGCTGGTGGACGGCCTGAAGGAGGCCGGCGCCGCCAAGATCTACGTGGCCGAGTCCGACGTCGTGGACGGCTACCTGATCACCCCGGTCGTTGACGTGCTGGCCGGGCTGGCCGAGACGGCCGCTCCGGCCGCGGTGCTGATCGCTGCCACCGCCGACGGCAAAGAGGTCGCCGGCCGCTTGGCGGCCCGGATCGGCTCCGGTCTGCTGGTCGACGTGGTCGAGGTCAAGGCGGGCGCCAAGGTGGTGCACTCCATCTTCGGTGGTGCCTACACCGTCGAGGCCGAGCCCACCGGGGAGCTCCCGGTCATCACCGTCCGTGCGGGTGCGGTGGAGCCCGCGCCGGCCGCCGGTGCGGGAGAGCAGGTCACCGTCGAGGTGCCCGCCGCCGCCGAGAACGCCACCAAGATCACCTCGCGTCAGCCGGCCGTGGCCGGTGACCGTCCGGAGCTCACCGAGGCCCCCATCGTGGTGTCCGGTGGTCGCGGTGTCGGCAGCGCCGAGAGCTTCTCGGTGGTCGAGGAGCTGGCCGACTCGCTCGGTGCGGCCGTCGGCGCATCGCGTGCCGCGGTGGACTCGGGCTACTACCCGGGTCAGTTCCAGATCGGCCAGACCGGCAAGACCGTGTCGCCGCAGCTGTACATCGCCCTGGGCATCTCCGGCGCGATCCAGCACCGGGCCGGCATGCAGACGTCCAAGACCATCGTCGTGGTCAACAAGGACGAGGAAGCGCCGATCTTCGAGATCGCCGACTACGGCATCGTCGGCGACCTGTTCAAGGTCGCCCCGCAGCTGACCGAGGCGATCAAGGCCCGCAAGGGTTAG
- a CDS encoding electron transfer flavoprotein subunit beta/FixA family protein, with product MTNIVVLIKQVPDTWSERKLTDGDFTLDREAADAVLDEINERAVEEALQIREKEGAEGTVTVLTAGPERATEAIRKALSMGADKAVHILDDGMKGSDVVQTGWALARALGAIEGTELVIAGNESTDGVGGAVPAIIAEYLGLPQLTHLRKLTVEGGKVTGERETDEGVFTLEASLPAVVSVNEKINEPRFPSFKGIMAAKKKEVTVLSLAEIGVEADEVGVANAGTKVTASTPKPPKTAGEKVTDEGDGGTKIAGYLVAQKII from the coding sequence ATGACGAACATCGTGGTCCTGATCAAACAGGTCCCAGACACCTGGTCGGAGCGCAAGCTCACCGACGGTGACTTCACGCTGGACCGTGAGGCTGCCGACGCCGTGCTCGATGAGATCAACGAGCGGGCCGTCGAAGAGGCTCTGCAGATCCGGGAGAAGGAAGGCGCCGAAGGCACCGTCACCGTGCTGACCGCCGGCCCGGAGCGGGCCACCGAGGCGATCCGCAAGGCGCTGTCGATGGGGGCTGACAAGGCCGTGCACATCCTCGACGACGGCATGAAGGGTTCCGATGTCGTCCAGACCGGTTGGGCGCTGGCGCGCGCGCTGGGCGCCATCGAGGGCACCGAGCTGGTCATCGCCGGCAACGAGTCGACCGACGGTGTCGGCGGCGCGGTTCCGGCGATCATCGCCGAGTACCTGGGTCTGCCGCAGCTGACCCACCTGCGCAAGCTGACCGTCGAGGGCGGCAAGGTCACCGGCGAGCGGGAGACCGACGAGGGCGTGTTCACCCTGGAGGCCTCGCTGCCGGCCGTGGTGAGCGTCAACGAGAAGATCAACGAGCCGCGCTTCCCGTCCTTCAAGGGCATCATGGCCGCCAAGAAGAAGGAAGTCACCGTGCTCAGCCTGGCCGAGATCGGCGTCGAGGCCGACGAGGTTGGTGTCGCCAACGCCGGTACCAAGGTGACTGCTTCGACTCCGAAGCCGCCGAAGACCGCGGGCGAGAAGGTGACCGACGAGGGCGATGGCGGCACCAAGATCGCCGGGTACCTGGTTGCCCAGAAGATCATCTAA
- a CDS encoding class I SAM-dependent methyltransferase — translation MKSTNAAGDSTGTPPSDSTLTLTGERTIPGLDVENYWFRRHEVVYQQLAPRCSGRDVLEAGFGEGYGADLIARVAQRVIGVDYDDAAVAHVRARYPRVEAVQGNLADLPLPDAAVDVVVNFQVIEHLWDQGQFIAECARVLRPGGLLMVSTPNRITFSPGRDTPINPFHTRELNAAELTELLIEGGFEIDGVYGVFHGPALRAMDARHGGSIIDAQIARAVADAPWPADLLADVAGVTSDDFDILEATQRNIDDSLDLVAIAVRR, via the coding sequence ATGAAATCTACGAATGCCGCCGGAGACTCCACCGGCACGCCGCCCAGCGACAGCACGCTGACGCTGACCGGGGAGCGCACCATCCCCGGACTGGACGTCGAGAACTACTGGTTCCGACGGCACGAGGTGGTCTACCAGCAGCTGGCGCCGCGCTGTAGCGGCCGCGACGTCCTGGAGGCCGGGTTTGGCGAGGGCTACGGCGCCGACCTGATCGCGCGCGTGGCCCAGCGGGTGATCGGCGTGGATTACGACGACGCGGCGGTGGCCCACGTGCGAGCCCGCTACCCGCGCGTCGAAGCCGTCCAGGGAAACCTCGCCGACTTGCCGCTGCCCGACGCGGCCGTGGACGTGGTGGTCAACTTCCAGGTCATCGAGCACCTCTGGGACCAGGGGCAGTTCATCGCCGAATGCGCCCGCGTGCTGCGGCCCGGCGGGTTGCTGATGGTGTCCACTCCCAACCGGATCACGTTCTCCCCCGGCCGTGACACTCCGATCAACCCGTTTCACACCCGCGAACTCAATGCCGCCGAGCTCACCGAACTGCTGATCGAGGGCGGTTTCGAAATCGATGGGGTCTACGGAGTTTTTCATGGGCCCGCGCTGCGGGCGATGGACGCCCGACACGGCGGCTCGATCATCGACGCCCAGATCGCGCGGGCGGTCGCCGACGCGCCCTGGCCGGCCGACTTGTTGGCCGATGTCGCCGGCGTCACCAGCGACGACTTCGACATCCTCGAAGCCACGCAGCGCAACATCGACGACAGCCTGGATCTGGTGGCGATCGCGGTGCGCCGGTGA